A region from the Schistocerca serialis cubense isolate TAMUIC-IGC-003099 chromosome 1, iqSchSeri2.2, whole genome shotgun sequence genome encodes:
- the LOC126412492 gene encoding GPI mannosyltransferase 3, with product MRLNHRIPVCLLLVLRLVSVFLVSTFYVPDEYWQSLEIAHRLAYGYGYTTWEWKVGIRSYVYPSLIALMYKIMNIIKIDTVENLILLPRIFQALLSVCADLMFLRWCRTCIGVTNEWALINISIAWFHAYTATRTLTNTLETALTSMALCLYPWTTMRRGGVETTKYLWIVGFACLTRPTAFVLWLPFAIYHFLQASDWKVLSRVYIMRAAIFIVFSTVVDSLCHGSVTCSPISFLYYNLVKNVASFYGTHGLLWYFTVGIPTVLGVHIFPFVLGCKEVITYKQDKARNVCLVLFFAILWTVLVYSMIPHKEFRFILPLLPMMLFIATFWLTVWGKRNSFGYRPVFMKVFLILGSVIPFLYCGIVHQRGTLDVMKILAEESAKNPSNTSIWFLMPCHSTPLYSHLHSPVDVFFLECDPLASQDVADVFFSSPLTWLHDNFPETGRSPSHIVIFNKLYKKIEGFLSLRHYKLFQQLFHSHFVEGNVGTHIMIFKRNE from the coding sequence ATGAGACTGAATCATAGAATACCCGTTTGCTTACTTCTGGTACTGCGCTTGGTGTCTGTGTTCCTTGTTTCGACATTTTACGTTCCAGACGAGTACTGGCAATCATTAGAGATAGCTCACAGATTAGCATACGGTTATGGGTATACAACGTGGGAATGGAAAGTTGGTATTAGAAGTTACGTATATCCAAGTTTGATAGCATTGATGTATAAAATCATGAACATAATTAAAATAGACACTGTGGAGAACTTAATTCTTTTACCACGGATATTTCAAGCATTGTTAAGCGTTTGTGCCGATTTAATGTTTCTGCGTTGGTGCAGAACATGTATTGGTGTTACGAATGAGTGGGCGCTGATTAATATAAGTATCGCTTGGTTTCATGCGTACACTGCGACTCGAACATTAACTAACACCTTAGAAACGGCGCTGACATCAATGGCTTTATGCTTGTATCCATGGACGACAATGCGGAGAGGAGGAGTGGAAACAACGAAATACTTGTGGATCGTAGGATTTGCCTGCCTTACGCGTCCAACAGCGTTCGTGTTATGGTTACCATTCGCAATTTATCACTTCTTGCAGGCTAGTGACTGGAAAGTTTTGAGCCGTGTGTACATCATGAGAgcagctattttcattgttttttcaaCTGTTGTAGATTCACTTTGCCATGGGTCAGTGACTTGTTCACCCATTAGCTTTCTCTATTACAACTTAGTAAAAAACGTAGCCTCCTTCTATGGAACACATGGGTTGCTTTGGTATTTTACAGTAGGTATTCCTACAGTTTTGGGTGTGCACATCTTTCCATTTGTTCTTGGTTGCAAGGAAGTTATTACTTATAAACAAGATAAAGCAAGAAATGTTTGTTTAGTACTATTTTTTGCAATTTTGTGGACAGTTCTGGTATACAGCATGATTCCACATAAGGAATTTAGATTTATCCTACCCTTGCTTCCAATGATGTTATTTATTGCAACTTTTTGGTTAACAGTGTGGGGAAAACGAAACAGTTTTGGTTATCGTCCagtatttatgaaagtatttctaaTACTAGGCTCAGTAATTCCGTTTCTGTACTGTGGCATTGTTCACCAAAGAGGAACTCTCGATGTCATGAAGATtttggcagaagaatcagcaaaaaATCCTAGTAACACTTCTATATGGTTTCTCATGCCATGCCATTCCACACCTCTGTACAGTCATCTCCATTCTCCTGTGGATgtattctttttggaatgtgatcCATTGGCTAGTCAAGATGTGGCTGATGTCTTTTTCAGCAGTCCCTTGACGTGGCTTCATGATAATTTtccagaaacaggtagaagtccctCTCATATTGTTATTTTTAACAAACTGTATAAGAAAATTGAGGGATTTCTGTCGTTACGGCACTATAAACTGTTTCAACAGTTATTTCATTCTCACTTTGTAGAAGGTAATGTAGGTACACACataatgattttcaaaagaaatgagTGA